In the genome of uncultured Trichococcus sp., the window GAAAAACTGCCGATATTGCTGTGCATTTTTTCACGTGTCGTCATATGCAAAGTGGCATCGGCCTTCTCGCTCAAATAGTTTTCGCCGACAGAAGTGATGACGATACACGATGCCTCAGATTTTACCACATTTTCAAAATAGGTCCTTGTTTTTGAAGTTGTGCCGGTATAGGAAATGATAATGAAACAATCATCCTTATCAGCATTGTACGATTGGTAATACTGCAAGTTCTGATTATCGGAAATCGTTACTTTTTTGCCGATCCGCATCAACCGATCAGCGAACACTTTTGCTATATCTATGCCGGACCCGATGCATAACACATAGATATGCTTCGCTTTGTTCAAAAGAGTGGTTGCATGAATAAGCTGAGCATAATCTATCAGCGATAGCGTGTCCTTGGCGGTTTCCTCATAAAGATGCGCAATGGAGCTGGTGACTCTCGAAAGGCTATCATCCTTATAGAACGGGGTATTCGCATCGATGTGCTGAAAATGATTATTTATGTATACCAATTCCGCTAAATAGGCATCCTTGAAATCATTGTACCCTTTGTAGCCCAATTTGACGCACAAACGCGTAACTGCTGAAGTCGCCGTGTAGGCAAGAGAAGCCAATTCCCTTACCGAAATATCCTTGATGTCACTGCCTAATTCAACCAGCTTTTCAGCCACTGATTTTTCAGCAAAGGATAACGTATCGAAATCCTGTAGTTGTTCTTTTATTAGCATTGTCCACACCTCTGTTTTGATTATACAGAAAAAGCGCATGGATTTGTATAAATGCTTTCACATTCATCAGACTCTTTTCTGCCACAGTTTACTTTGCTGATTGTTCTGCCAACCAATCCCATTCGTTGATGCCATTCTCATCAACGCATTGATTATTGAAGAAGCTGATCCAGGACC includes:
- a CDS encoding MurR/RpiR family transcriptional regulator, producing MLIKEQLQDFDTLSFAEKSVAEKLVELGSDIKDISVRELASLAYTATSAVTRLCVKLGYKGYNDFKDAYLAELVYINNHFQHIDANTPFYKDDSLSRVTSSIAHLYEETAKDTLSLIDYAQLIHATTLLNKAKHIYVLCIGSGIDIAKVFADRLMRIGKKVTISDNQNLQYYQSYNADKDDCFIIISYTGTTSKTRTYFENVVKSEASCIVITSVGENYLSEKADATLHMTTREKMHSNIGSFSSSASTMLLLDILYSSLFHKNYDENFAKKKQLALDYEHCRLSSNEVMNED